In Mycobacterium sp. JS623, one genomic interval encodes:
- a CDS encoding glycosyltransferase — protein MNVAMVSMQSSPLPADAGEQSAHIAELSAALARQGHRVMVYTRRDDPDQPECVETPQGYNVIHVPAGPPRPLDDDELLAAMGPFAQYLAEHWATSGHDIAHAHFWTSGIATELAAQRLRLPTVLRFHGLGTEEPRRRFEAKLARTATEVSANCTAEAFKLIRMGRPREGTAMVPSGVDVNVCTPGGPLAPRSDAPRVLSVGELVPDNGFDTVIKALPYIPGAEFVIIGEADAGQSDAEACRLRDLAARLGVADRLRLHGAATAAELPALLRSADVVACTPRHDSSGVVALKAMACGVPVVASAVGASPDIVVDDVTGYLVAHQDPRRFAGLMNMLLVNSFLRRSLGAAGRDRTVARYSWERIASDTARLYQASISKGGHKPKAATG, from the coding sequence GTGAATGTGGCGATGGTCTCGATGCAGTCGAGCCCGCTGCCTGCCGACGCAGGCGAGCAGAGTGCGCATATTGCAGAGTTGTCCGCAGCACTTGCCCGCCAGGGACACCGAGTGATGGTGTACACCCGTCGTGACGATCCCGATCAGCCCGAGTGTGTCGAAACACCGCAGGGCTACAACGTGATTCACGTGCCTGCCGGCCCGCCACGGCCGCTTGATGACGACGAACTGCTGGCTGCGATGGGGCCCTTCGCCCAGTACCTGGCCGAGCACTGGGCCACCAGCGGGCACGATATCGCGCATGCCCACTTCTGGACGTCGGGCATTGCGACAGAGCTTGCGGCCCAGCGATTGCGGCTGCCCACAGTGTTGAGATTTCACGGCCTTGGCACAGAGGAGCCCAGACGCCGGTTCGAGGCGAAGCTGGCCAGGACCGCGACAGAGGTCTCCGCGAACTGCACCGCCGAAGCATTCAAGCTGATCCGGATGGGCAGGCCACGAGAAGGCACGGCCATGGTTCCGTCCGGCGTTGACGTCAACGTGTGCACACCCGGCGGGCCACTGGCACCGCGAAGCGACGCGCCCCGCGTGCTCAGCGTCGGAGAGCTGGTGCCGGACAACGGGTTCGACACAGTGATTAAGGCGCTGCCGTACATCCCTGGTGCCGAATTCGTCATCATCGGTGAGGCCGACGCAGGCCAATCCGACGCGGAGGCATGTAGATTGCGCGATCTGGCCGCCCGGTTGGGGGTCGCCGACAGGCTACGACTCCACGGCGCCGCCACAGCCGCCGAATTGCCGGCGTTGCTGCGCTCCGCAGATGTGGTCGCGTGCACGCCAAGGCACGACTCGTCCGGGGTCGTTGCGCTGAAGGCGATGGCCTGCGGCGTTCCCGTGGTCGCTTCCGCGGTGGGCGCGTCGCCCGACATCGTTGTCGATGACGTGACTGGCTATCTGGTTGCGCACCAAGACCCGAGGCGATTCGCGGGCCTGATGAACATGCTGCTGGTGAACTCATTCCTGCGGCGCAGCCTGGGGGCCGCCGGACGTGACCGCACAGTGGCCCGCTATAGCTGGGAGCGGATCGCTTCGGACACCGCCCGCCTCTATCAAGCGTCGATATCGAAAGGCGGCCACAAGCCGAAAGCCGCCACCGGCTAG
- a CDS encoding DNA topoisomerase IB produces MRLRRSAVRGPGIRRVGRGKGFSYEDQDGVPITDAATLQRIKDLVIPPAWKKVWICPYPNGHIQAVGTDAAGRRQYLYHQQWQQERNEEKFDRVLEMSAALPEMRRRIAADLRGRGLGRDRVLALALHLLDLGYFRAGGEQYAEEHNSYGIATLRCEHIELQKQAVEFDYPAKSGVRRTLLIDDPEVIRSVRALMRDRPRSDRLLVCRNGSDHIDLHAEDLNARFKELVGDEYTVKDLRTWHGTVLGAAAFVDADPPVNKTVIKRVESAVMKEVAEELGNTPAVARSSYVDPRVVDGYEAGLTIAAGARRAERTREPAARQAVLESSTARLIRKVAKG; encoded by the coding sequence ATGCGACTTCGCCGTAGCGCGGTCCGCGGCCCGGGGATACGCCGGGTGGGCCGCGGCAAGGGCTTCTCCTACGAAGATCAGGACGGCGTACCAATCACCGACGCGGCCACGCTGCAGCGCATCAAAGACCTCGTGATCCCGCCTGCGTGGAAGAAGGTATGGATCTGCCCCTATCCGAACGGCCACATTCAGGCCGTCGGAACCGACGCCGCCGGCCGACGCCAGTACCTGTATCACCAGCAATGGCAGCAGGAACGCAACGAGGAAAAGTTCGACCGGGTACTCGAGATGTCGGCGGCGCTGCCCGAGATGCGCCGACGCATCGCCGCCGATCTGCGCGGCCGGGGTCTGGGCCGCGACCGAGTGCTCGCCCTGGCACTGCACCTCCTCGATCTCGGTTACTTCCGTGCAGGCGGCGAACAGTACGCAGAGGAACACAACTCGTATGGCATCGCCACGCTGCGCTGCGAGCACATCGAACTGCAGAAGCAGGCCGTGGAGTTCGACTACCCGGCCAAAAGCGGGGTACGCCGGACGTTACTCATCGACGACCCCGAGGTGATCCGCTCGGTGCGGGCATTGATGCGGGACAGGCCCAGGTCCGACCGACTACTGGTGTGCCGCAACGGTTCTGACCACATCGACCTGCATGCCGAAGACCTCAACGCACGGTTCAAGGAGCTCGTCGGAGACGAGTACACGGTCAAGGACCTGCGCACCTGGCATGGCACGGTGCTCGGCGCCGCGGCGTTCGTCGACGCGGACCCGCCGGTCAACAAAACCGTGATCAAACGGGTCGAATCCGCCGTCATGAAAGAGGTCGCCGAAGAGCTTGGCAACACACCGGCGGTAGCCCGGTCGTCCTATGTCGACCCCCGGGTGGTCGACGGATATGAGGCCGGCCTCACGATCGCAGCAGGCGCGCGCCGAGCCGAGCGCACCCGCGAGCCCGCTGCGCGACAGGCCGTCCTGGAGAGCAGCACCGCGCGGCTGATCCGCAAGGTGGCCAAGGGCTAG
- a CDS encoding ATP-binding protein, translated as MAHDAHTDNGQQRSARAVELRVAAKLENLAVLRTLVAAAGTFEDLDFDAVSDLRLAVDEACTRLIRSAVPNSMLLLVVDPQDDAVVIHASATCKSPDILAQGSFSWHVLSSLTDDVRTFQDGQGPEDERVFGISMTARRASSLQ; from the coding sequence ATGGCCCATGACGCCCACACCGATAATGGGCAGCAGCGCAGCGCCCGGGCGGTCGAACTCAGGGTCGCGGCCAAGCTGGAGAACCTGGCTGTGCTGCGTACCTTGGTCGCCGCCGCGGGGACGTTTGAAGACCTCGATTTCGACGCCGTCTCCGATCTACGACTCGCAGTCGACGAAGCCTGCACCCGGCTGATCCGATCGGCCGTTCCGAACTCCATGCTCCTGCTGGTGGTGGATCCACAAGACGACGCCGTGGTGATCCACGCGTCGGCGACATGTAAGAGCCCCGACATCCTCGCCCAGGGCAGCTTCAGTTGGCACGTGTTGAGCTCACTCACCGATGACGTACGCACCTTTCAAGACGGGCAGGGTCCCGAGGACGAACGAGTATTCGGAATCTCCATGACGGCAAGGCGAGCGAGTTCGCTGCAGTGA
- a CDS encoding RNA polymerase sigma factor SigF, which produces MTPSSAQGSSSRSNSEYADVAAMFRELEVLPDSSAQFQRQRDRIVERCLPLADHIARRFDGRGEPRDDLVQVARVGLVNAVIRFDVNAGSDFVSFAVPTIMGEVRRHFRDNSWSVKVPRRLKELHLRLGAATAELSQRLGRAPTASELAAELDMDRDEVIEGLVAGSSYNTLSIDSGGSGNEDAPAIADTLGDVDLGLDQIENREALRPLLAALPERERTVLLLRFFESLTQTQIAERVGISQMHVSRLLAKSLARLRDQLQ; this is translated from the coding sequence GTGACCCCCTCGTCGGCCCAGGGTTCGTCCTCACGATCGAACTCTGAATACGCGGACGTCGCTGCCATGTTCCGCGAACTCGAAGTACTGCCCGATTCGTCGGCGCAGTTCCAGCGCCAGCGCGACCGGATCGTCGAGCGCTGCCTCCCGCTGGCCGATCACATCGCTCGCAGATTCGACGGCCGCGGCGAACCGCGCGACGATCTCGTGCAGGTGGCACGCGTCGGTCTGGTCAATGCGGTGATCCGATTCGATGTCAACGCCGGGTCGGACTTCGTTTCGTTCGCGGTGCCGACCATCATGGGTGAGGTTCGCAGGCACTTTCGCGACAACAGTTGGTCGGTCAAGGTGCCGCGTCGGCTCAAGGAACTTCATCTGAGGCTGGGCGCGGCGACGGCCGAGCTTTCCCAGCGGCTTGGCCGCGCGCCGACAGCCTCGGAACTGGCCGCCGAGCTGGACATGGACCGTGACGAGGTGATCGAGGGCCTGGTCGCGGGCAGCTCTTACAACACGCTATCGATCGACAGCGGCGGCAGTGGTAACGAAGATGCACCTGCGATTGCCGACACGCTCGGCGACGTCGATCTTGGTCTGGATCAGATCGAGAACCGAGAAGCGTTGCGGCCCTTGCTCGCTGCGTTGCCGGAGCGGGAACGGACCGTGCTGCTGTTGCGGTTCTTCGAATCGTTGACGCAGACGCAGATCGCCGAGCGGGTCGGCATCTCGCAGATGCACGTCTCCCGTTTGTTGGCGAAATCCCTAGCGCGACTTAGGGACCAGTTGCAGTAA
- a CDS encoding STAS domain-containing protein gives MSTPHARPGSPDSLIEPADCHTAHFATRWLQPSMAVITAHGELDAANAQQFVDYALRHAAHTDRLVLDLSGVDFFGTAGFSALHTLNVRCAADKIEWAMAPSPAVSRLMRICDPDSTLPICDGVDAALAAVQDEPRKLLQLVPKSR, from the coding sequence ATGTCTACCCCCCATGCCCGTCCGGGTTCTCCGGACTCTCTAATCGAACCCGCCGATTGCCACACGGCGCATTTCGCCACCCGGTGGCTGCAACCATCGATGGCGGTGATCACCGCGCATGGCGAGCTCGATGCGGCGAACGCACAACAGTTCGTCGACTACGCGTTGCGGCACGCCGCACACACCGACCGCCTGGTCTTGGACCTGTCCGGCGTGGACTTCTTTGGCACCGCGGGCTTTTCCGCGTTGCACACACTGAACGTCCGCTGCGCCGCCGACAAGATCGAGTGGGCCATGGCGCCCAGCCCAGCGGTCAGCCGGCTGATGCGGATCTGCGATCCGGATTCAACGCTGCCCATTTGCGATGGCGTTGATGCGGCACTCGCCGCTGTGCAGGATGAGCCCCGCAAATTACTGCAACTGGTCCCTAAGTCGCGCTAG
- a CDS encoding nucleotidyltransferase family protein, whose protein sequence is MQNSGTAAGVLLAAGAGTRYGMPKVRAEGGRWLRACIAALTDGGCDDVVVVLGAAQVGVPEPARAVIASDWEDGLSASVRAGINAVDASFAVLHAVDTPDVSAAAVRRVLDAARSSASGLARAQYGGRPGHPVVIAREHWPELLAGLRGDEGARPFLSGRTDVVAVDCADLASGRDIDTP, encoded by the coding sequence ATGCAGAACAGCGGCACCGCGGCCGGTGTGTTGCTGGCCGCCGGGGCCGGTACTCGCTACGGCATGCCAAAAGTGCGTGCCGAGGGCGGACGGTGGCTGCGGGCCTGCATCGCCGCGCTGACTGATGGGGGCTGCGACGACGTCGTCGTGGTGTTGGGCGCCGCGCAGGTCGGCGTGCCTGAGCCCGCGCGTGCGGTGATCGCATCGGACTGGGAGGACGGGCTCAGCGCGTCGGTGCGCGCGGGCATCAATGCCGTCGACGCTTCTTTTGCTGTGTTGCACGCGGTCGATACCCCCGACGTCAGCGCGGCGGCGGTGCGGCGGGTGCTCGACGCCGCGCGGTCCTCGGCGTCCGGGCTGGCCCGCGCCCAGTACGGTGGCAGGCCCGGGCATCCCGTCGTCATTGCGCGCGAGCACTGGCCGGAGTTGTTGGCCGGGCTTCGCGGCGACGAGGGTGCCCGGCCGTTCCTGAGCGGGCGCACGGACGTGGTCGCGGTCGATTGTGCCGACCTGGCGTCCGGTCGGGACATCGACACGCCTTAG